The following coding sequences are from one Venturia canescens isolate UGA chromosome 5, ASM1945775v1, whole genome shotgun sequence window:
- the LOC122410498 gene encoding 2',5'-phosphodiesterase 12 encodes MSGVILKKILYLQKRVLTPTRINSQHIHKKHSIQPQYYYNMNEAYLRYEKGDETFQFTFRFTKPELNLDRQFHMVRKRIEPVAVFLRRLDSNLDKYLSAKKKRKSKKDQNAKDVEKKPDNVQNGEIAFVRNQLKIDLKEPCEILFHNTSQITLEVFGTSYKMKLNVPWILSMSLPSSMLIGFPTYPADFQTVHTDKNKSEFLWYINRSEATHASKVYKSSWEQVGKGFIYTPTALDVNCRLKLQCTPVNQEQTGPITEVESENGVQAGPGKCPFEIRHLFTGDKLSGKNFRFVSYNILADVYASTEYSRDVLFPYCPPYALAIDYRKQLIIKELVGYNSDIICLQEVDSKVFERDLFPILSLLGYDGIFNRKGDDLSEGVAIFYNEKRFKKIRSESRVMGQNVDAPGFNNIWQQINNDIVKERFVGRNTTVQVTVLRSKDNPNEILVIGNTHLYFQPDADHIRLLQGFYALAYLQEIVNQTRASIDDCSRISVILSGDFNSTPDCGIYQLMTTGHVPHYHKDWKSNSAQIIENVSLSHNDSFASACGTPQYTNFTVEFADCLDYIFYQSNNIEVTQVVPFPSKEELSLNQAIPSILFPSDHVALCADLKWMS; translated from the exons ATGTCAGGAgtaatcttgaaaaaaatattatatctaCAAAAACGCGTTTTGACACCGACACGAATAAACAGTCAGCATATTCATAAAAAGCATTCAATACAACCACAATACTATTACAACATGAATGAGGCTTATTTAAGATACGAGAAAGGTGACGAGACTTTTCAGTTTACGTTTCGTTTCACGAAGCCAGAGTTGAATCTTGATAGACAATTTCATATGGTAAGAAAGCGTATTGAACCTGTTGCGGTATTTCTTCGGCGACTAGACTctaatctcgacaaatatttgtcggcaaagaaaaaaagaaaatcgaagaaaGATCAAAATGCAAAGGACGTAGAGAAGAAACCGGATAACGTGCAAAATGGAGAAATCGCCTTTGTGAGAAAccaattgaaaattgatttgaagGAACCCTGCGAAATCCTTTTTCACAATACTTCACAAATAACTCTGGAGGTATTTGGAACTTCGTACAAAATGAAACTCAACGTTCCTTGGATTTTGAGCATGTCTCTGCCGAGTAGTATGTTGATCGGCTTTCCAACATATCCTGCCGATTTCCAAACGGTACATACAGATAAAAACAAATCTGAATTCCTGTGGTACATTAATCGCTCCGAGGCAACTCACGCATCAAAAGTTTACAAATCTTCTTGGGAACAAGTAGGCAAGGGTTTCATCTATACTCCGACAGCTTTGGATGTTAATTGCCGGTTGAAACTGCAATGTACACCTGTCAATCAAGAGCAGACCGGACCGATTACGGAGGTTGAATCTGAAAATGGAGTTCAAGCCGGTCCTGGTAAATGTCCCTTTGAAATTCGCCATTTATTCACAGGAGACAAACTTTCTggcaaaaattttcgttttgtcTCATATAATATTTTGGCTGACGTTTACGCCAGCACAGAGTATTCCAGAGACGTACTTTTCCCATACTGTCCGCCTTATGCTCTCGCAATCGACTATCGCAAACAACTGATAATCAAAGAACTCGTTGGATACAATTCGGATATAATTTGCCTTCAAGAAGTCGATAGCAAAGTCTTTGAAAGAGATCTTTTTCCTATTCTTTCACTCCTTGGTTACGATGGAATTTTTAATCGTAAAGGCGACGATCTCAGCGAGGGCGTCGCAATTTTCTATAACGAAAAACgtttcaagaaaattcgaTCGGAATCACGAGTTATGGGTCAGAACGTTGACGCTCCCGGATTCAACAACATATGGCAACAGATAAATAACGATATCGTTAAGGAACGTTTTGTCGGTAGAAATACCACCGTTCAAGTCACAGTTTTACGCTCAAAGGACAATCCCAATGAAATTCTGGTTATTGGAAATACTCATCTTTACTTCCAACCTGATGCCGATCATATTCGTCTCCTACAAGGATTTTACGCCCTCGCTTATCTTCAGGAAATTGTTAATCAAACTCGAGCAAGTATCGACGATTGCTCCAGAATCAGTGTAATACTGAGCGGGGATTTCAACAGCACACCTGACTGCGGCATTTATCAGCTTATGACCACCGGACACGTTCCACACTATCACAAGGATTGGAAATCAA attccGCACAGATAATTGAGAACGTGTCATTATCGCACAATGATTCATTCGCGAGTGCATGCGGTACTCCTCAATATACCAATTTCACGGTAGAATTCGCAGACTGTTTGGATTATATATTTTACCAATCGAATAACATCGAAGTAACACAAGTAGTACCGTTCCCAAGCAAGGAAGAACTGTCGTTGAACCAAGCTATTCCATCGATTCTCTTCCCCAGTGACCATGTTGCACTTTGTGCCGACTTGAAGTGGATGAGCTGA